ccCTATGAGACAGATATTGATGTGGGAAGACATTATATAATAGTTAGGCAGaacagcatagatagatagaagtttatttgtccccagggtggaatttggctttttacatatgttctttaaataaataaatagatagatagaaattaaaatgcactatataactaaTACATGGAATAATCAGATatggaaaaacattttataattgaTCAATAGCtatggaaaggcactacataactgATAGACatatagataaggcactatatatctatctccattatactgtatagtgccgtTATGCCTGACTGCTTTACGGTATTTcccatatctacagtatctgccCCGTACGGTCTTCATATCTGTTAGACATATAGATTTGGAAAGGGACTATACAACAGATGTACAGATAGATGGAGCTCTGTGGTTGTCACTAACAAAGACAATCAGAACGCACATGTTGATATCTCAGatgatttcgttttttttttttttgtttcattctgtCATTTACTGGTCAGTTTAAacgtttaattacatttttgttatgcCTTATTGCGCTTTGGATTAATAACTACAATgtattgtgctgctgctgctgatgatgAGGATCTCACAAACCTGACCGGACTTGACGCACGTGATCGTGTCAGGTTTGCGTTGCTATGGTGACTTGCTCTGCCACCCATTACATGTCCTGTTGATATTCCCTAAGCAGAACCGATGAGCAGGACAGCTGTCCCTAAAAAGATGCCAAGAAAAAAAGGAAACGGAGTAGCAACGATTTTACCAAAAAGGACTGAATCATTACCACTTTACAGTTTGGCTTTGTACGCTCCCATCGTGCGAGATGTATAAACAGGCAACCGTGTAGTCCCCCTTCTCTTTTTAGGACCCAAGACAGACTGCCAAAATGGCGGCCTCCGTAGTTGGTCGGAGTGCGCTATGGACACGGGGTTTTGTCAAACGACTTCGACTTTTACCGTCGATTCCCAGCCCTTTAGCAGCTTGCGGTACGATACTCAGGGTGGCATTCTATAACCCCAGACCTCTGAAACTAAACCTCAAAACCCCCTATATACCAGACCGGGATAGTGAGCGCACTCCGGAGTGGCAGAAGAGCCGCGAATTTGACCGTAAACTGTACGGGCGACATGGCTCACTGTCCGGTGTCGATGCCGCCGTGCTGTGGCCAACTCCGGAGAAACTGGAGGAGATCGAAGCGGAGGAGCGGGAGTGGCACCCGACGCTAGAGGCGATGCAGAAAAACATCGAGCTGAGGGAAAGGGAGCTGGAGAAGAAACGCCAGGCCAGGTAGGGGCAGAAATCGGGCAATATGGAGGAACAcgtcggacaaaattaaataatcacACAAAATATagaagtactgtgaaatgtgacaaaaaataaataagaaatgcgAGTATAAATAATTGTCACGATATATACTTTTCTTACGTATTTGATGCATTTACTCCGTTTGGACATTTTGtgtcattaataaaatacattagtaAAACCATTTAtccattaacattaaaaaataaaaacaatatacgCACGAGAGTCACATCAGCTAAACCATTCAGTACAAGAAGGATCCAGAGATTAACATTAGAAACTGGTAAGAGAAAGATAGGTAGAGCCGAGAACCTTTCGTTTTTATTGCCTGTGTTTTTTCAAAGTGCCATTTTAATGACCAAGAGGAAGATGTAATAGAAGTTCTAACATTCTGCAGTTTAGGCACATGTGTGTAATATTTACCATGTAAAGATAgcacatttacaatattttatatcTCTTTAAACTACATTTAAACAAACTGGGAAAAGTTTGTCGATCATTCTAAAAAGTAATAGAAATGTCAtcccaaaatataataaaacaagtgcagaaGTAAGAGGGCTGTGAGAGGGCGTCATCTTCGGCTTTACAAAAATTACACTTGGGGGATATATTAATAGTACACTTATGAATTAGTTGATTAGCTGAGTAAAATATCTTTAATcagttaaacaaaatatatatatggtaCACACCAGGCCGTTTTCCAAATTATGTTCACAATAGTGGAACTCAGTTTAATGGGGACAGAGAATAAATTATCCAATGTGCGTTGCATTTTTGATCTGACAGTTATTGCATTTGCGGTCTGAAAATGGAACCCTATTTATTGAAAGAATCTGAGCCTGTTTTCAATCAGATAAGTAACATGAGTTTATAAGTAATACAAAATTTACTGGGAATTGCATaaataaccttaaaaaaaaactacgcttagaacaatccagatgagaacaggccattcaacccaacaaagctcaccagtcctgtccattaATAACATCAAGTCACCCTTTGAAGGTCCTTGCAGGCCtactgcccaccacactacttggtcactttt
The Erpetoichthys calabaricus chromosome 17, fErpCal1.3, whole genome shotgun sequence genome window above contains:
- the gadd45gip1 gene encoding growth arrest and DNA damage-inducible proteins-interacting protein 1 codes for the protein MAASVVGRSALWTRGFVKRLRLLPSIPSPLAACGTILRVAFYNPRPLKLNLKTPYIPDRDSERTPEWQKSREFDRKLYGRHGSLSGVDAAVLWPTPEKLEEIEAEEREWHPTLEAMQKNIELRERELEKKRQAREKLIAANMEKMPKMVEDWRQEARKLKAKQREEKARRERLLAEAKERFGYALDPRSPKFQEMVKEIEKEEKRKKKLLKRMKGNSKGEAASTDVKQAVQST